The stretch of DNA AGTTTGAATGGAAAAGTGATGACAAAAGAAGTTCCTGAAAAAAGGGCTTTAGTCATCCAAATTGAGAACTATTTGGAACAAGAAGGTTTCTTTCTTACCGGTAAAATGAGAAGTGAATTTGTGTCTCATCTTTTATCAACGGCCAAGGATTATGAGTTTGATCCGTGGTTAATTTTGGCCATCATTAAAGTGGAAAGTTCTTTCAATCCGGAAGCAATTTCCAATCGTGGCGCGATGGGTTTGTTGCAACTCAAACCGATTGCCGCAAAAGAAGTAGCTCAAGTTTTTGAAGATGCCCCCATTGCTCCTCGCCAACTTTTGAATCCTTTTGTGAATGTCAAAATCGGCGTTCAATATTTGTCTTTTTTAAGAGATGAAATCGGTAAAAATCCTTCACGCATGTTGACCGCTTATAACATGGGTCCCACCAATGTTAAAAGAACAGGTGCCAATTCTTCTGGTTACTCCAGAAAAGTTTTGAAAATTTATAAAACCCTCTTAAGTCAATTTACATCGGCTTAAAAAAAACACCGTCTTATTTTTCAATAAGACGGTGTTTGTGGAGGCGGCGGGACATGAAATCCACTTATTTCTAAGTGGCACGGACTATCTCTTCATCCTCTATGAGGAGCCTGGCGTATTATAAGAGGCATAGATTTATCGTTGATTCAGCTTTCGCATAGTTTTTACCAGTTTCATTTTCTTTTCCAAGAGAACCGGATTATATCTGCCGTTTCTCAAAGTAACTGATTTATATTTTTTTATTATGAGCATTGCCTGAGGTTTTTTGAGCCTTAGGAAGTTTTTTATTTCATTTAAAAACCAGATTGCGCTGTTACTGAGAATCCTTAATTTATAAGCATTACTATGATGTTTTTTAACTCTTCTTTTCTTTTGAATAATTCCACGACCAACCTTCTTTTGAATCCACCGAAGAAGATTCAAGTTACAGTTGGATATGCTAACCCGTGGTGAAGGTGTTTCATTCTTATGCTTTCTAGAAAGTGTAACTGTTCCTTCCCCATCGACAATGCCTGCAATGTATGCCTTTTCTGCCAAATTCAACGATATCACCTCCTATCTTTTTCGAGTCTCTGCAGGGCTTGCACCCCTCAGGATTACCCGTCCGTTTTTACGGGTGTGGGCTTCCCTGATGTAAGCCAAGTTTTTCAATGGAAGTTACCCTCCATGGCGACTCTTACTGAATCGCACCCGCGTCCGAAGAATCTCCACAATTTTGTCTACACGCTTAGTCTTTCTTTTGCGTAAGTTTCACAAACCTCCGAAAGACAGGATCTTAAGTGAAACCGTTCCGGTGAAGATTCGCTCCCTGATCCCGGAAGAACCAGAGTTACTAGCCCGCTAAATGACGTCTTCTCTCATAGCGAGCATCAAAGAGTTGACGTGGCCGACTAAATTAGGCGGCCAATGCTAATGGTTGTTCGCCATTTAGACTTTTTGCCATCAGATTAACGACTTGTTGACGTGGTCGGCGCGCAAAAAATGCTTCGAATTCCTCGTCGAATCTATTTCGCCCCCATCTATCTCAATTTATGTTTCATGGCGCGGGAGATTGAACGACGTGATTCTTTTTTCTTGAGACTTTCCCGTTTGTCAAAGAGCTGTTTTCCTTTTGCCAGCGCCAACTCTACTTTGGCCCGACCCTCCTTAAAGTATAACTTTGTGGGGACCAACGTCAACCCTTTCTCTTCCAATCCTCCAATAAGTTTATCAATCTCCCGACGATTGAGCAGGAGTTTGCGGGTTCTCAAAGGTTCGTGGTTCAGATTCGCCGCGGGTGCATAAGGACTGATATGGCACTTTAAAAGAAAGACTTCGCCGTTTTGGATGATGGCATAGGCATCCCCCAAATTGGCCTTTCCTTCGCGAAGGCTTTTGACTTCGCTTCCCTGAAGCACAAGCCCCGCTTCAAACGTTTCCAGAAAATGATAATGAAAACGTGCCTTCCTATTTTCCGCGATAATCTTGATTCCCATGACGATTTAGGACTGTACCGCACCACCTGAGATAATCAATTTAAAAGCGGCTTCGTTGGAAATGTTCACCGGTGTAACATTCTCTCTGGGGGTTACAATCAAAAATCCGGAGGTAGGGTTTGGAGAGGTTGGAATAAAAACATGAATCATTTTTTGTCCCAATTTTTGTTGAAAAATTTCGGAACTCTCCCCGGTCACGAATCCGATCATGTAGCTTTCTTTTCGGGGATATTCCACCAACACCACTTGCCTGAAATTGTTTTGCGACGGGGTTGCCACGGCATTCATAAATTGTTGAACACCCTTATAGATACTCCGTCCAAGAGGAATTTTTGAGAGCATTTTGTCTCCCAAAGCAATGAGCTTTCTTCCAAAATAAAGACGAGTCAATATTCCCGTCAAAAGGACAATCAGCAATGTAAACAAAAGTCCCAAACCGGGAATTGCGAAACCCAAAAGATGAATGGGTTGCCATGACGCGGGAATAAACGAGGCAAAAAAATCTTCACACCAGAAAATAATCGCTTTCAAAACAGCAAGAGTTACAACAATAGGAACCAAAACCAGCGCTCCCGCCAGCAAATATTTTTTCAGAGAAGTTTGTAGGCTAGACACCATAGGTAGTTTTGCCGGCAATGGCCACGCGTTGAATGGACGAGTGCTGGGTTTGCAAAATCAGTTCCCGGTAAAGTTCTTCGTGAGAATCACTTTGAATTTGCGGTTTTTTCACCACAAGATAATCGGCTTTT from Deltaproteobacteria bacterium encodes:
- the smpB gene encoding SsrA-binding protein SmpB is translated as MGIKIIAENRKARFHYHFLETFEAGLVLQGSEVKSLREGKANLGDAYAIIQNGEVFLLKCHISPYAPAANLNHEPLRTRKLLLNRREIDKLIGGLEEKGLTLVPTKLYFKEGRAKVELALAKGKQLFDKRESLKKKESRRSISRAMKHKLR
- a CDS encoding LAGLIDADG family homing endonuclease, which codes for MAEKAYIAGIVDGEGTVTLSRKHKNETPSPRVSISNCNLNLLRWIQKKVGRGIIQKKRRVKKHHSNAYKLRILSNSAIWFLNEIKNFLRLKKPQAMLIIKKYKSVTLRNGRYNPVLLEKKMKLVKTMRKLNQR
- a CDS encoding DUF502 domain-containing protein; this translates as MVSSLQTSLKKYLLAGALVLVPIVVTLAVLKAIIFWCEDFFASFIPASWQPIHLLGFAIPGLGLLFTLLIVLLTGILTRLYFGRKLIALGDKMLSKIPLGRSIYKGVQQFMNAVATPSQNNFRQVVLVEYPRKESYMIGFVTGESSEIFQQKLGQKMIHVFIPTSPNPTSGFLIVTPRENVTPVNISNEAAFKLIISGGAVQS
- a CDS encoding lytic transglycosylase domain-containing protein, yielding MNRKSNKFSILYTLCLSLILGFSLLSLNGKVMTKEVPEKRALVIQIENYLEQEGFFLTGKMRSEFVSHLLSTAKDYEFDPWLILAIIKVESSFNPEAISNRGAMGLLQLKPIAAKEVAQVFEDAPIAPRQLLNPFVNVKIGVQYLSFLRDEIGKNPSRMLTAYNMGPTNVKRTGANSSGYSRKVLKIYKTLLSQFTSA